From a region of the Pongo abelii isolate AG06213 chromosome 9, NHGRI_mPonAbe1-v2.0_pri, whole genome shotgun sequence genome:
- the QSER1 gene encoding glutamine and serine-rich protein 1 isoform X6, with amino-acid sequence MHSSAATELFATGPLPSTGTLAPSLSAYQHPTTFSNRNFATTSPLVLQDSTFNTTSNGILSHHDPLLQIKTSQGTVPTALAFERLGSSVLSNSIPPQSSTYRSAQESAPHLLQPQFSLLPSALGGAQQTPQAYSSTLFTSSTASIERALLRECSVIKHHQRPSGTQSIQAQLTGSQHSLHSYLSNSSVVNFQETTRQSSLSCSPIGDSTQVSNGGLQQKTSQVSVELAQSYSSAIPSSGYPPSTTKVKSCSTEQPLTSTKTPKPQSIIPPVQTLSYSKPLHNQSSVISGQAQIYSTAQLPSLLSVSQSQNYGLVQPHNVPSIVHSQVYRSSKVEKLPPLYKTLTFSGSSQTITPENQTLNYSSNQQEVLSSVTNENYPAQTRDLSSVSQSQSYSSGHSQGLSPVSQTQVSYSSQSQVLSVVSPSESYASGESLTLTAPSLSYSSASRAQNLPDSSPTQNYISMHSSQNIQTQESSSPQSQKFLPAVQSSSFASSTHCQTLQNNITSPDPKSYAERKLDSDVYTSSKQEDGFPMQELQVLQPQASLEPSTQRLSDGEINAQESTYKVSKADDRYSQSVIRSNSRLEDQVIGVALQASKKEESVVGSVTQLNQQIGQVNNAATLDLKNATNLIQTPQIRLNTKDLKQQHPLVLKVHESKVQEQHNQIIKASSQIQIPNHALGHGHQASLPNTQVLLDSACDLQILQQSILQAGLGQVKASLQAQRVQSPQQIVHPFLQMEGHVIQSNGDHSQQQLHPQNSEVMKMDLSESSKPLQQHLTTKGHFSETNQHDSKNQFVSLGSMCFPEAVLLSDERNILSNVDDILAATAAACGVTPSDFSKSTSNETMQAVEDGDSKSHFQQSLDVRHVTSDFNSMTATVGKPQNINDTSLNGNQVTVNLSPVPALQSKMTLDQQHIETPGQNIPTKVTSAVVGPSHEVQEQSSGPFKKQSATNLESEEDSEVPVDSTLNNNRNQEFVSSSRSISGESATSESEFTLGGDDSGVSMNPARSALALLAMAQSGDAVSVKIEEENQDLMHFNLQKKRAKGKGQVKEEDNSNQKQLKRPAQGKRQNPRGTDIYLPYTPPSSESCHDGYQHQEKMRQKIKEVEEKQPEVKTGFIASFLDFLKSGPKQQFSTLAVRMPNRTRRPGTQMVRTFCPPPLPKPSSTTPTPLMSETGSNSPSDKVDNELKNLEHLSSFSSDEDDPGCSQDAYKSVSTPLTTLDATSDKKKKTEALQVATTSPTANTTGTATTSSTTTGAVKQEPLHSTSYAVNILENISSSESSKPIELDGLPSDQFAKGQDTVAIEGFTDEEDTESGGEGQYRERDEFVVKIEDIETFKEALKTGKEPPAIWKVQKALLQKFVPEIRDGQREFAATNSYLGYFGDAKSKYKRIYVKFIENANKKEYVRVCSKKPRNKPSQAIRTVQAKPSSSSKTSDPLASKTTTTKAPSVKPKVKQPKVKAEPPPKKRKKWKEEFSSSQSDSSPEIHTSSSDDEEFDPPAPFVTRFLNTRAMKETFKSYMELLVSIALDPDTMQALEKSNDELLLPHMKKIDGMLNDNRKRLLLNLHLDQSFKNALESFPELTIITRDSKAKSGGTAISKIKMNGKAYNKKTLRTSKTTTKSAQEFAVDPEKIQLYSLYHSLHHYKYHVYLICKDEVISSRLLKKKVFQNIKETLAIVFWSVLKRVVKYMCVCILPMYSVNNDSIYCSESLCYVLCSDLPEPHHLL; translated from the exons ATGCATTCCTCAGCAGCAACTGAGCTGTTTGCTACTGGACCTTTGCCAAGCACTGGAACACTTGCACCATCTCTCTCTGCTTATCAGCATCCCACCACCTTCAGCAATAGAAACTTTGCTACCACGTCACCTTTGGTGCTTCAGGATTCAACTTTTAACACTACATCAAATGGAATTTTAAGTCATCATGACCCTTTGCTACAAATCAAGACTTCCCAGGGAACTGTTCCAACTGCTTTGGCATTTGAGCGCCTGGGCAGTTCTGTATTAAGTAACAGCATACCACCTCAGTCTTCAACATACCGCTCAGCTCAAGAGTCTGCACCCCATCTTTTACAACCTCAATTTAGTTTGTTGCCTTCAGCACTTGGGGGAGCCCAGCAGACTCCTCAAGCCTACAGTTCAACTCTCTTTACTAGTTCTACTGCTTCCATTGAAAGAGCTCTTCTTCGAGAATGTAGTGTTATTAAACACCATCAGCGGCCTTCAGGTACCCAGTcaattcaggcacaactgactGGTTCACAGCACTCCTTACATAGTTATCTATCAAATTCAAGTGTAGTTAATTTTCAGGAAACAACCAGGCAGTCATCTTTATCCTGTAGCCCAATTGGAGATTCCACTCAGGTGAGCAACGGAGGATTACAACAGAAGACCTCCCAGGTCTCAGTGGAACTTGCTCAGTCTTACTCATCTGCGATTCCATCATCAGGGTATCCTCCTTCTACTACAAAAGTAAAAAGCTGTTCTACAGAACAACCACTGACATCAACCAAGACCCCTAAACCTCAAAGTATAATTCCTCCTGTGCAAACACTAAGCTATTCCAAACCTTTGCATAATCAGAGTTCTGTAATATCGGGCCAAGCACAAATTTATTCTACAGCGCAGCTACCAAGCCTTTTATCAGTTAGTCAGTCCCAAAATTACGGTTTAGTACAGCCACATAATGTGCCATCTATTGTTCATTCACAGGTTTATAGGTCCAGCAAGGTTGAGAAATTGCCACCCTTGTATAAAACATTGACTTTTTCTGGGTCATCTCAGACTATAACTCCTGAAAATCAGACGCTTAATTATTCATCTAATCAGCAAGAGGTATTGTCTTCAGTTACAAATGAGAATTACCCTGCTCAAACAAGAGATCTGTCTTCAGTAAGTCAGTCTCAAAGTTACTCATCTGGTCACTCTCAGGGTTTATCACCAGTTAGCCAGACACAGGTTAGCTATTCATCTCAATCACAAGTTTTGTCAGTTGTTAGTCCTTCAGAAAGCTATGCTTCAGGGGAGTCCCTAACATTAACAGCCCCTTCTCTTTCTTATTCTTCTGCCTCTCGGGCTCAGAATTTGCCAGACTCTAGCCCGACCCAGAATTATATTTCTATGCATTCTTCCCAAAATATTCAGACTCAAGAGTCATCATCTCCCCAGTCCCAGAAGTTTTTGCCTGCTGTCCAGTCATCATCTTTTGCATCCTCTACTCATTGTCAGACATTACAAAATAACATAACTTCCCCTGATCCAAAGTCTTATGCTGAAAGAAAGCTTGACTCAGATGTGTATACATCTTCAAAGCAAGAAGATGGTTTTCCAATGCAAGAGTTACAGGTGTTGCAGCCACAAGCATCTCTTGAGCCATCAACCCAAAGGCTATCTGATGGAGAAATTAATGCTCAAGAATCAACTTATAAGGTGTCAAAGGCAGATGACAGATATTCTCAGAGTGTAATCAGAAGTAATTCCCGTCTTGAAGATCAAGTTATTGGGGTTGCTCTACAAGcgtcaaaaaaagaagaaagtgttgTTGGTTCAGTGACACAACTTAACCAACAAATTGGCCAAGTCAATAATGCAGCTACCCTTGATCTTAAGAACGCAACTAATTTAATACAGACTCCACAAATAAGGTTGAATACTAAAGACTTAAAGCAGCAGCATCCTCTTGTACTTAAGGTGCATGAGTCCAAGGTCCAGGAACAGCACAATCAAATAATTAAAGCTTCATCTCAGATTCAAATTCCAAATCATGCTTTAGGGCATGGCCATCAGGCATCTCTTCCTAATACACAGGTCCTTCTAGATTCTGCCTGTGATTTACAAATTCTTCAGCAGTCAATACTGCAGGCAGGTTTAGGTCAAGTAAAGGCATCTTTACAAGCACAGCGTGTTCAAAGCCCTCAACAAATAGTACATCCTTTCCTTCAGATGGAAGGTCATGTTATTCAAAGCAATGGCGATCATTCTCAGCAGCAACTCCATCCTCAAAATTCTGAAGTTATGAAAatggacctctctgagtcttCAAAACCATTACAACAACATCTAACAACAAAGGGCCATTTTAGTGAAACAAATCAACATGATTCAAAGAATCAGTTTGTTTCTCTTGGATCGATGTGTTTCCCAGAGGCAGTGCTTCTTAgtgatgaaagaaatattttatcaaatgtaGATGATATCTTAGCAGCTACAGCAGCAGCTTGTGGAGTTACACCTTCTGATTTTTCCAAGTCAACTTCAAATGAAACCATGCAGGCTGTTGAAGATGGTGATTCTAAATCTCATTTTCAGCAGTCATTAGATGTCAGGCATGTGACTTCAGATTTTAACTCTATGACAGCTACAGTAGGAAAGCCACAGAATATAAATGATACTTCCTTAAATGGAAATCAGGTTACTGTGAACCTTTCACCAGTACCTGCCCTTCAGTCAAAAATGACTCTTGATCAACAGCACATTGAAACACCTGGTCAAAATATACCAACTAAAGTAACTTCAGCAGTGGTTGGACCAAGTCATGAAGTCCAGGAGCAAAGTTCTGGCCCATTCAAGAAACAGTCTGCTACCAATCTTGAATCTGAAGAAGACAGTGAAGTTCCTGTTGATAGTACATTAAATAATAACAGAAACCAAGAGTTTGTTTCTAGTAGTAGAAGTATAAGTGGAGAGAGTGCTACATCAGAGAGTGAATTTACCTTAGGGGGTGACGACAGTGGTGTGTCAATGAACCCAGCTAGGAGTGCACTTGCACTGTTGGCCATGGCCCAATCTGGGGATGCAGTCAGTGTCAAGATTGAAGAAGAAAACCAAGATTTAATGCATTTTAACCTTCAAAAGAAAAGAGCTAAAGGAAAAGGGCAAGTTAAAGAGGAAGACAACAGTAATCAGAAACAGCTGAAAAGACCTGCCCAAGGCAAACGCCAGAATCCAAGGGGAACAGATATTTACTTACCATATACTCCTCCTTCCTCAGAAAGCTGCCATGATGGTTATCAGCATCAagaaaaaatgagacagaagatcAAAGAGGTGGAGGAAAAACAACCAGAAGTCAAAACAGGATTTATTGCTTCTTTCTTAGATTTTCTGAAATCCGGGCCCAAGCAGCAGTTTTCCACTCTTGCTGTACGAATGCCTAACAGGACTAGACGGCCAGGGACCCAGATGGTTCGTACATTTTGTCCCCCACCACTTCCCAAGCCTTCATCTACGACACCCACACCTTTAATGTCTGAAACTGGCAGTAACAGTCCATCAGATAAAGTTGATAATGAACTTAAAAACTTGGaacatttatcttcattttcttctgatGAAGATGACCCTGGATGTAGTCAAGATGCTTATAAAAGCGTCTCTACTCCCTTAACTACTTTGGATGCTACttctgataaaaagaagaaaacag AAGCCCTACAGGTGGCAACTACTAGCCCAACTGCCAATACAACTGGTACTGCTACTACTTCCTCAACCACTACGGGTGCAGTTAAGCAAGAacctctccactctacttcataTGCAGTAAATATTCTGGAAAATATAAGCTCTTCAGAATCCTCAAAGCCCATTGAACTTGATGGTCTTCCTTCAGACCAGTTTGCAAAAGGACAGGACACTGTTGCCATAGAaggttttacagatgaggaggacACAGAAAGCGGAGGAGAAGGCCAATACAGAGAGCGTGATGAATTTGTGGTAAAGATAGAAGACATAGAGACTTTCAAG GAGgctttaaaaacaggaaaagaaccTCCAGCTATTTGGAAAGTACAAAAAGCTTTATTACAGAAATTTGTTCCTGAAATTCGAGATGGTCAAAGAGAATTTGCTGCTACAAATAGT TATCTTGGATATTTTGGAGATGCAAAGagtaaatacaaaagaatatatgTGAAGTTCATTGAAAATGCAAACAAGAAGGAATATGTCAGAGTGTGTTCTAAAAAGCCAAGAAATAAACCTTCACAAGCTATCAG AACTGTTCAAGCTAAGCCAAGTAGTAGCAGTAAAACTTCTGATCCTCTAGCATCAAAAACTACAACTACAAAAGCCCCTTCCGTGAAACCCAAAGTTAAACAGCCAAAAGTAAAGGCTGAGCCACCACCAAAGAAacggaaaaaatggaaagaagaattttcatCATCCCAATCTGACTCATCTCCTGAGATCCATACTAGTAGTAGTGATGATGAGG aaTTTGATCCTCCCGCTCCCTTTGTCACTCGCTTTTTGAACACAAGAGCAATGAAGGAAACCTTTAAGAGCTACATGGAATTGCTTGTTAGCATTGCCTTGGACCCTGACACAATGCAAGCCTTAGAGAAGAGCAATG ATGAACTACTTTTACCtcatatgaaaaaaatagatGGCATGCTAAATGATAACCGAAAGAGACTTCTTTTGAATCTTCATTTGGATCAATCATTCAAG
- the QSER1 gene encoding glutamine and serine-rich protein 1 isoform X5 encodes MNFLSTAESRTAQAAASGTTLLPQFRAPSWQTGMHSSAATELFATGPLPSTGTLAPSLSAYQHPTTFSNRNFATTSPLVLQDSTFNTTSNGILSHHDPLLQIKTSQGTVPTALAFERLGSSVLSNSIPPQSSTYRSAQESAPHLLQPQFSLLPSALGGAQQTPQAYSSTLFTSSTASIERALLRECSVIKHHQRPSGTQSIQAQLTGSQHSLHSYLSNSSVVNFQETTRQSSLSCSPIGDSTQVSNGGLQQKTSQVSVELAQSYSSAIPSSGYPPSTTKVKSCSTEQPLTSTKTPKPQSIIPPVQTLSYSKPLHNQSSVISGQAQIYSTAQLPSLLSVSQSQNYGLVQPHNVPSIVHSQVYRSSKVEKLPPLYKTLTFSGSSQTITPENQTLNYSSNQQEVLSSVTNENYPAQTRDLSSVSQSQSYSSGHSQGLSPVSQTQVSYSSQSQVLSVVSPSESYASGESLTLTAPSLSYSSASRAQNLPDSSPTQNYISMHSSQNIQTQESSSPQSQKFLPAVQSSSFASSTHCQTLQNNITSPDPKSYAERKLDSDVYTSSKQEDGFPMQELQVLQPQASLEPSTQRLSDGEINAQESTYKVSKADDRYSQSVIRSNSRLEDQVIGVALQASKKEESVVGSVTQLNQQIGQVNNAATLDLKNATNLIQTPQIRLNTKDLKQQHPLVLKVHESKVQEQHNQIIKASSQIQIPNHALGHGHQASLPNTQVLLDSACDLQILQQSILQAGLGQVKASLQAQRVQSPQQIVHPFLQMEGHVIQSNGDHSQQQLHPQNSEVMKMDLSESSKPLQQHLTTKGHFSETNQHDSKNQFVSLGSMCFPEAVLLSDERNILSNVDDILAATAAACGVTPSDFSKSTSNETMQAVEDGDSKSHFQQSLDVRHVTSDFNSMTATVGKPQNINDTSLNGNQVTVNLSPVPALQSKMTLDQQHIETPGQNIPTKVTSAVVGPSHEVQEQSSGPFKKQSATNLESEEDSEVPVDSTLNNNRNQEFVSSSRSISGESATSESEFTLGGDDSGVSMNPARSALALLAMAQSGDAVSVKIEEENQDLMHFNLQKKRAKGKGQVKEEDNSNQKQLKRPAQGKRQNPRGTDIYLPYTPPSSESCHDGYQHQEKMRQKIKEVEEKQPEVKTGFIASFLDFLKSGPKQQFSTLAVRMPNRTRRPGTQMVRTFCPPPLPKPSSTTPTPLMSETGSNSPSDKVDNELKNLEHLSSFSSDEDDPGCSQDAYKSVSTPLTTLDATSDKKKKTEALQVATTSPTANTTGTATTSSTTTGAVKQEPLHSTSYAVNILENISSSESSKPIELDGLPSDQFAKGQDTVAIEGFTDEEDTESGGEGQYRERDEFVVKIEDIETFKEALKTGKEPPAIWKVQKALLQKFVPEIRDGQREFAATNSYLGYFGDAKSKYKRIYVKFIENANKKEYVRVCSKKPRNKPSQAIRTVQAKPSSSSKTSDPLASKTTTTKAPSVKPKVKQPKVKAEPPPKKRKKWKEEFSSSQSDSSPEIHTSSSDDEEFDPPAPFVTRFLNTRAMKETFKSYMELLVSIALDPDTMQALEKSNDELLLPHMKKIDGMLNDNRKRLLLNLHLDQSFKNALESFPELTIITRDSKAKSGGTAISKIKMNGKAYNKKTLRTSKTTTKSAQEFAVDPEKIQLYSLYHSLHHYKYHVYLICKDEVISSRLLKKKVFQNIKETLAIVFWSVLKRVVKYMCVCILPMYSVNNDSIYCSESLCYVLCSDLPEPHHLL; translated from the exons ATGAATTTTCTGTCTACTGCTGAATCCCGAACTGCTCAGGCTGCTGCTTCAGGAACTACTCTCTTACCACAATTCAGGGCTCCATCCTGGCAGACag GCATGCATTCCTCAGCAGCAACTGAGCTGTTTGCTACTGGACCTTTGCCAAGCACTGGAACACTTGCACCATCTCTCTCTGCTTATCAGCATCCCACCACCTTCAGCAATAGAAACTTTGCTACCACGTCACCTTTGGTGCTTCAGGATTCAACTTTTAACACTACATCAAATGGAATTTTAAGTCATCATGACCCTTTGCTACAAATCAAGACTTCCCAGGGAACTGTTCCAACTGCTTTGGCATTTGAGCGCCTGGGCAGTTCTGTATTAAGTAACAGCATACCACCTCAGTCTTCAACATACCGCTCAGCTCAAGAGTCTGCACCCCATCTTTTACAACCTCAATTTAGTTTGTTGCCTTCAGCACTTGGGGGAGCCCAGCAGACTCCTCAAGCCTACAGTTCAACTCTCTTTACTAGTTCTACTGCTTCCATTGAAAGAGCTCTTCTTCGAGAATGTAGTGTTATTAAACACCATCAGCGGCCTTCAGGTACCCAGTcaattcaggcacaactgactGGTTCACAGCACTCCTTACATAGTTATCTATCAAATTCAAGTGTAGTTAATTTTCAGGAAACAACCAGGCAGTCATCTTTATCCTGTAGCCCAATTGGAGATTCCACTCAGGTGAGCAACGGAGGATTACAACAGAAGACCTCCCAGGTCTCAGTGGAACTTGCTCAGTCTTACTCATCTGCGATTCCATCATCAGGGTATCCTCCTTCTACTACAAAAGTAAAAAGCTGTTCTACAGAACAACCACTGACATCAACCAAGACCCCTAAACCTCAAAGTATAATTCCTCCTGTGCAAACACTAAGCTATTCCAAACCTTTGCATAATCAGAGTTCTGTAATATCGGGCCAAGCACAAATTTATTCTACAGCGCAGCTACCAAGCCTTTTATCAGTTAGTCAGTCCCAAAATTACGGTTTAGTACAGCCACATAATGTGCCATCTATTGTTCATTCACAGGTTTATAGGTCCAGCAAGGTTGAGAAATTGCCACCCTTGTATAAAACATTGACTTTTTCTGGGTCATCTCAGACTATAACTCCTGAAAATCAGACGCTTAATTATTCATCTAATCAGCAAGAGGTATTGTCTTCAGTTACAAATGAGAATTACCCTGCTCAAACAAGAGATCTGTCTTCAGTAAGTCAGTCTCAAAGTTACTCATCTGGTCACTCTCAGGGTTTATCACCAGTTAGCCAGACACAGGTTAGCTATTCATCTCAATCACAAGTTTTGTCAGTTGTTAGTCCTTCAGAAAGCTATGCTTCAGGGGAGTCCCTAACATTAACAGCCCCTTCTCTTTCTTATTCTTCTGCCTCTCGGGCTCAGAATTTGCCAGACTCTAGCCCGACCCAGAATTATATTTCTATGCATTCTTCCCAAAATATTCAGACTCAAGAGTCATCATCTCCCCAGTCCCAGAAGTTTTTGCCTGCTGTCCAGTCATCATCTTTTGCATCCTCTACTCATTGTCAGACATTACAAAATAACATAACTTCCCCTGATCCAAAGTCTTATGCTGAAAGAAAGCTTGACTCAGATGTGTATACATCTTCAAAGCAAGAAGATGGTTTTCCAATGCAAGAGTTACAGGTGTTGCAGCCACAAGCATCTCTTGAGCCATCAACCCAAAGGCTATCTGATGGAGAAATTAATGCTCAAGAATCAACTTATAAGGTGTCAAAGGCAGATGACAGATATTCTCAGAGTGTAATCAGAAGTAATTCCCGTCTTGAAGATCAAGTTATTGGGGTTGCTCTACAAGcgtcaaaaaaagaagaaagtgttgTTGGTTCAGTGACACAACTTAACCAACAAATTGGCCAAGTCAATAATGCAGCTACCCTTGATCTTAAGAACGCAACTAATTTAATACAGACTCCACAAATAAGGTTGAATACTAAAGACTTAAAGCAGCAGCATCCTCTTGTACTTAAGGTGCATGAGTCCAAGGTCCAGGAACAGCACAATCAAATAATTAAAGCTTCATCTCAGATTCAAATTCCAAATCATGCTTTAGGGCATGGCCATCAGGCATCTCTTCCTAATACACAGGTCCTTCTAGATTCTGCCTGTGATTTACAAATTCTTCAGCAGTCAATACTGCAGGCAGGTTTAGGTCAAGTAAAGGCATCTTTACAAGCACAGCGTGTTCAAAGCCCTCAACAAATAGTACATCCTTTCCTTCAGATGGAAGGTCATGTTATTCAAAGCAATGGCGATCATTCTCAGCAGCAACTCCATCCTCAAAATTCTGAAGTTATGAAAatggacctctctgagtcttCAAAACCATTACAACAACATCTAACAACAAAGGGCCATTTTAGTGAAACAAATCAACATGATTCAAAGAATCAGTTTGTTTCTCTTGGATCGATGTGTTTCCCAGAGGCAGTGCTTCTTAgtgatgaaagaaatattttatcaaatgtaGATGATATCTTAGCAGCTACAGCAGCAGCTTGTGGAGTTACACCTTCTGATTTTTCCAAGTCAACTTCAAATGAAACCATGCAGGCTGTTGAAGATGGTGATTCTAAATCTCATTTTCAGCAGTCATTAGATGTCAGGCATGTGACTTCAGATTTTAACTCTATGACAGCTACAGTAGGAAAGCCACAGAATATAAATGATACTTCCTTAAATGGAAATCAGGTTACTGTGAACCTTTCACCAGTACCTGCCCTTCAGTCAAAAATGACTCTTGATCAACAGCACATTGAAACACCTGGTCAAAATATACCAACTAAAGTAACTTCAGCAGTGGTTGGACCAAGTCATGAAGTCCAGGAGCAAAGTTCTGGCCCATTCAAGAAACAGTCTGCTACCAATCTTGAATCTGAAGAAGACAGTGAAGTTCCTGTTGATAGTACATTAAATAATAACAGAAACCAAGAGTTTGTTTCTAGTAGTAGAAGTATAAGTGGAGAGAGTGCTACATCAGAGAGTGAATTTACCTTAGGGGGTGACGACAGTGGTGTGTCAATGAACCCAGCTAGGAGTGCACTTGCACTGTTGGCCATGGCCCAATCTGGGGATGCAGTCAGTGTCAAGATTGAAGAAGAAAACCAAGATTTAATGCATTTTAACCTTCAAAAGAAAAGAGCTAAAGGAAAAGGGCAAGTTAAAGAGGAAGACAACAGTAATCAGAAACAGCTGAAAAGACCTGCCCAAGGCAAACGCCAGAATCCAAGGGGAACAGATATTTACTTACCATATACTCCTCCTTCCTCAGAAAGCTGCCATGATGGTTATCAGCATCAagaaaaaatgagacagaagatcAAAGAGGTGGAGGAAAAACAACCAGAAGTCAAAACAGGATTTATTGCTTCTTTCTTAGATTTTCTGAAATCCGGGCCCAAGCAGCAGTTTTCCACTCTTGCTGTACGAATGCCTAACAGGACTAGACGGCCAGGGACCCAGATGGTTCGTACATTTTGTCCCCCACCACTTCCCAAGCCTTCATCTACGACACCCACACCTTTAATGTCTGAAACTGGCAGTAACAGTCCATCAGATAAAGTTGATAATGAACTTAAAAACTTGGaacatttatcttcattttcttctgatGAAGATGACCCTGGATGTAGTCAAGATGCTTATAAAAGCGTCTCTACTCCCTTAACTACTTTGGATGCTACttctgataaaaagaagaaaacag AAGCCCTACAGGTGGCAACTACTAGCCCAACTGCCAATACAACTGGTACTGCTACTACTTCCTCAACCACTACGGGTGCAGTTAAGCAAGAacctctccactctacttcataTGCAGTAAATATTCTGGAAAATATAAGCTCTTCAGAATCCTCAAAGCCCATTGAACTTGATGGTCTTCCTTCAGACCAGTTTGCAAAAGGACAGGACACTGTTGCCATAGAaggttttacagatgaggaggacACAGAAAGCGGAGGAGAAGGCCAATACAGAGAGCGTGATGAATTTGTGGTAAAGATAGAAGACATAGAGACTTTCAAG GAGgctttaaaaacaggaaaagaaccTCCAGCTATTTGGAAAGTACAAAAAGCTTTATTACAGAAATTTGTTCCTGAAATTCGAGATGGTCAAAGAGAATTTGCTGCTACAAATAGT TATCTTGGATATTTTGGAGATGCAAAGagtaaatacaaaagaatatatgTGAAGTTCATTGAAAATGCAAACAAGAAGGAATATGTCAGAGTGTGTTCTAAAAAGCCAAGAAATAAACCTTCACAAGCTATCAG AACTGTTCAAGCTAAGCCAAGTAGTAGCAGTAAAACTTCTGATCCTCTAGCATCAAAAACTACAACTACAAAAGCCCCTTCCGTGAAACCCAAAGTTAAACAGCCAAAAGTAAAGGCTGAGCCACCACCAAAGAAacggaaaaaatggaaagaagaattttcatCATCCCAATCTGACTCATCTCCTGAGATCCATACTAGTAGTAGTGATGATGAGG aaTTTGATCCTCCCGCTCCCTTTGTCACTCGCTTTTTGAACACAAGAGCAATGAAGGAAACCTTTAAGAGCTACATGGAATTGCTTGTTAGCATTGCCTTGGACCCTGACACAATGCAAGCCTTAGAGAAGAGCAATG ATGAACTACTTTTACCtcatatgaaaaaaatagatGGCATGCTAAATGATAACCGAAAGAGACTTCTTTTGAATCTTCATTTGGATCAATCATTCAAG